The Lewinella sp. 4G2 nucleotide sequence GAAGAGACCGCCCCATCCACGTCGTAGGTCATGCCACCGTTGATGTCGTCACCGGTTACGTTGAGGGTGAACGTGAAATCACCACTTGGAGCGCTACAGGTAGCAGCTACGGAAGCCGGGGCATCAATGGAGCACAGGCATTCAACAGCAAATGCATCCGGATCGGATACAGTAGAATAGTCTGGCGTCATGCCAGCAATTGCGGTCGGGATACCCGTCATGGGGTCCACACCTCCCGCAATGGTGATGTACTCGCTACCGTCCGCACAAGCGACGGTATCCAGGTCAGCGCGACTAAGGGATGGCCAGTATTCGAGGATGTCCAAACAGCCATCCCCATCCGAGTCAGGGTTACAGTCATCCGTAAGGCTACTGGTTGGGTCAGAACTGAGCTCTTCGCTTGGGTTGGTCGTAGAGATGTAGGAAGCATCGATGGGGCGGAAGGTACCGTTGATGTTCCAGCGCAGTTCCGTATCGGAAGCCACGTTCGGGTCCATGATGTAGAGACGCATGTACCGAATGGTAGAATTACAGGCGGTAGGAGGCGTGCCAACGGGGGCAGTACCGGTAGGGATATCCAGCGTAATACAAGAGTTCACCCCGAATTGCCCGTGGCCCTCGCCGATAAACTTCATACCGGAAGGCTCATCATTATCTGAGAGCAACAGTGCGTAATAGTTGGCCTTCACCCCACAACCCTGCAGGGTGATGACGCCATTGGGCGTGGGGGGGAAGATGACCCATCCTTCCAAAATCTGCCAGTCAAGGTCGCCGTTTCCACTTGCATTCAGGTCCACATTATCATCACCACCCGAAAATCCGGCAGTGGTACCTGTATTCCGTACGGAGATTCCGTTTTCGCTGTCGTAGGGGTTTTGGTTGAGGGCGGGGATGGTGGGGAGGCCAAATTCATCCGTTGCGCTGAAGATGGAAGCGAGCACAGTACCGTTGTGGGGAATACGAGAACCCATAGGGTCGCCACTACGTAACGTACAGGGGCCGAGGGTAGAAGTATCGACGGCACTGAAACTTGCTACCCGCTGCACTGCACTTGCATCCGTACAACCTCCTCGGGGCTGATCGTCGAGAATATCCATAATGACATTATCAGCCAAGTCCATCAACTCTCCATTGCGTAAAGCTTCGTTAGTGTAGGAAGCGTTACTATTAGATCCACCTAATCCTTGAGCACCAGCAATGGAGCCTTTAAGGGTGTAGTGGATAACACTCACATCTCCAGTAGCATTTCCACGAAGGTCCGCCATACCATCCGGCGTCTCACAACCTTCGAGTTCATTGGGTACACCGTCATTATCAACGTCTTCATCCCGGTTATCAGCGACGCCGTCACAGTCCTTATCACACAGCGGGTCCTCGATGGTGATCATATCAGTCCCCTCGTCTCCAGTCTCAATATTTCTCGCCCGAACGACATAATCTCCTAGGTCAAGCGCTAAAAAAATTCCAGAACTATTTGCCCTGAGCGTATCCGTACCCGATTCCAGGGTATAGAGAAACGAATCATCCGCTGTTGCGCCCATTACCGAGGCGGTGGTTCCACCGCGGTAAGAAGGGCACGCTGGTTGGTCTACAGTATTCTCCACCGTAAGGGTGGTTTGCGCCGAAATGACACCACCACCAAGCAGCAAAGAAAGGACAAGGGTACGTGTAAAAAGCTTCATAAGATTATGTTTATAAGACCGCCCAAAGCCAATAAATACAAGGGCTTCAGGACAAAACACTACAGCGCCCTTCTCCCGGTGAGGGGAGAAAGCCGCTATCCTAAAAGTAAAAATCAAAGGGTACGTAACCGCTACAGCGAGCGGGCCATAGATCTGATTTTCATGAGTGCGAGAGGGCGCAAGGAACCCAGAAAAGCTGGGTGAGAAGTTCAAGAACATCCGGGCCGTAGCCCCCTCAATACAAAAGAGTTACACAAATATAATTAGACTATGGACGTATGCAAGTCGCGAAGGAACAAGCCCAAAAATTGTTCGGGAAGGCCAATTCTGGCTGGGGAAGTAGCATTTTGGAACGAACATTCCAAGCGGCAACTACGCATGCAGTTATTTCAACATGTATATTCTGCTGACCTTGCCTCCAATCGAGGATCCGCTACGGTAGTAACACCGTGGACTTACTCCCCCACAATAATGGGCAGGGCCTAAGTATCCTTATGCACGTAGTAACTCTTGCTGGCGAAGTGTTCACGGTTACTCTTCATAGCCAGCTTTTCGGCTTCGGCGGCATCGATCTTGGCGTCGTAGCCATGAAGGCGATTCCCGGAACTAATTCACTTGTAACGTGGATCTGCTTAGCTAGGCCATCCCAAACTGATCCAATCAATCGTTTTTTTGCGTAATCATCTTTCACAGTGCCTCAACGATCCGAGCTCACTCGCCCACCTCCCCGGCACCCGCGGCAGCGCCAACAAGACGTATGCGGGCGCTGCCGCAGGTGCGAAGTAAGGGGGAAACAACAGGACCATTCAAAGCACGATTGGTGAACGGTTTTGGGAGGATCAGCCCTCCCCTTCTTCACTCCCCCAGAAGCTCATGGCGGGTGACGTAAGTGCCCGTTGGTGCGTATTGGTAATGGTATTGAGGACGTTGACGCGGCGCTTGCCCACGAGGACGTGCACGTCGTAAATCTCGTCCACCGAGGCGGCGTAGGCCATCTCACCGACTTTGGCGCCGCTGGGGAGGTAGATGACCACGACGCTCGCGCGGTCGGCCGATTTAGCGAAGTCGAGTTGCGCGAAGGTGGAACTGTTCTTGCGCAGTTTGGAAGTCGCCACGAACAGGTAGTCGCCGGCCCTGGCCATGCCCCGCACGAAGCCGCCGACGTGGCAAACCGTCGTCAATTTTCCAGAGTCCAGATCTACGGTAGAGACGAGCCCCTTCGCCGTTTGCAGGACGTACAACTTACCGTCGTACCAACGTGGCGAATGGGGCATGGCCACGCCGGAGCTAATCGTCTCGCCCGACGCCACGTCCACGATCACGCCGGAGGTAGTGACGGTATCCCGCCAGCCCTGGGGCGTATTGGTGGTGCTGAAGGCCGTTGCGTAGGCCGGCCGGCCCTCGCGCATGGCCATGCCGTTGAGGTGGCAGCGGTCTTCGGGCATGAGCGCGTCGATCCACTTTGGTTGCCAAACGGGCGTAAAGCTGTACTGGTCGCCCAATTGCATGATGCAACTGAAGCGGGTATTGACGGCGTAGAGGGATTTGCCACCGTCGCCAAAGCGCAGGTCGTGAATATCGAGCGGGCCGGTGTGGTAGGTCATGCGGGGCAGGTAGAGCGCGTCGTACTTGCCCGGCCCGTTCGGGTAGCTGGGTGCCGCCATCGGTGCGTTGCGCAGGACGATCACTTCGT carries:
- a CDS encoding TIGR03032 family protein, producing the protein MATPPKVGQAPPPFALQSTPQLPELLHQLGITLMLSTYQAGKVVMLSAVDDERIVQLPRSFNRPMGITEDPATDRLAIACRDEVIVLRNAPMAAPSYPNGPGKYDALYLPRMTYHTGPLDIHDLRFGDGGKSLYAVNTRFSCIMQLGDQYSFTPVWQPKWIDALMPEDRCHLNGMAMREGRPAYATAFSTTNTPQGWRDTVTTSGVIVDVASGETISSGVAMPHSPRWYDGKLYVLQTAKGLVSTVDLDSGKLTTVCHVGGFVRGMARAGDYLFVATSKLRKNSSTFAQLDFAKSADRASVVVIYLPSGAKVGEMAYAASVDEIYDVHVLVGKRRVNVLNTITNTHQRALTSPAMSFWGSEEGEG